From Armatimonadota bacterium, a single genomic window includes:
- a CDS encoding PfkB family carbohydrate kinase, whose protein sequence is MSLPGPVVVIGGVNVDVVAEPSGPPVPAVSNPGRVRIGPGGAGRNVAENLARLGLSVRLIAAADAHPLTTVSLAEAARAGVDTSGVIRIHGRGNYYVAVEHAGALLWAVSDMSAAEALAPSDLDERAWLLKDAGAVVVDANLQPATIVRAADLAGGTRLCLLAVSAAKAERLRPVLPRASLIACGVPEAAALTGLEIRSRGDAARAARRLRPEGGTVLITMGPQGLGWFGAEEVWVDAPPVAVRDPTGAGDAAAAAAVYALLTGMEAKAGAGLAMAAAAMTLEVEGATHPGLSLEALRGRR, encoded by the coding sequence GTGAGTCTTCCCGGGCCGGTCGTCGTCATCGGCGGGGTGAACGTCGATGTGGTGGCCGAACCGTCGGGGCCGCCGGTGCCGGCGGTGAGCAATCCCGGCCGGGTGCGGATCGGCCCCGGCGGCGCGGGCCGCAACGTCGCCGAGAACCTGGCGCGCCTCGGGCTGTCCGTCAGGCTCATCGCCGCGGCCGACGCCCATCCCCTGACGACCGTCTCGCTGGCCGAGGCCGCCCGCGCCGGAGTGGACACGAGCGGCGTGATCCGGATCCACGGACGGGGCAACTACTACGTGGCCGTGGAGCACGCCGGGGCGCTGTTGTGGGCGGTCTCGGATATGTCGGCGGCGGAGGCGCTGGCGCCCTCCGACCTCGACGAGCGGGCCTGGTTGCTGAAGGACGCCGGGGCCGTGGTCGTCGACGCGAACCTTCAGCCGGCCACCATTGTCCGCGCGGCCGACCTTGCCGGCGGGACGCGGCTGTGCCTGCTGGCGGTGTCGGCGGCGAAGGCGGAACGGCTGCGCCCGGTGCTGCCCCGGGCGTCCCTGATCGCCTGCGGCGTCCCCGAGGCCGCCGCACTGACGGGTCTGGAGATCCGGTCCCGCGGAGACGCCGCCCGCGCCGCGCGGAGACTCCGACCCGAAGGAGGGACGGTGCTCATCACGATGGGCCCGCAGGGACTCGGCTGGTTTGGGGCGGAGGAGGTGTGGGTGGATGCGCCGCCGGTGGCCGTACGCGACCCCACCGGCGCCGGGGACGCCGCCGCGGCGGCGGCGGTCTATGCCCTGCTGACGGGGATGGAGGCGAAAGCCGGCGCAGGGCTGGCCATGGCCGCAGCCGCCATGACCCTTGAAGTGGAAGGCGCGACCCACCCCGGTCTCTCCCTGGAGGCGCTCCGTGGCCGCCGGTGA
- a CDS encoding BMP family ABC transporter substrate-binding protein, producing the protein MARPAAPRRVLVWLVLLGAAAGCAPLARQPVPPPHKVGLVFEVGGRGDLAFNDMAHAGLARAQKELGARLLTREVEPSPGGGNRAELLRRLAGEEFRLVFGIGEAAAPELRRAAAEFPATRFVLVDGVLPGLDPADNLTCLQFREQEGAFLAGAAAALKSRSGVIGFLAGARTPRTEASEIAYTAGARYVRPQTVVVADYLEEQSGSDARAAGRRLALTQFDRGAEVVYQTAGADRGVFEAAVLRRRLVIGSDADQALRAKDEARSRILTSVVKRVDVAVYETVKAFVNGTLSGGCRHYGLAGEGITYAENDFNTEMLAEIKPVLEELRARIVDGRIAVPTTRAALDAFLRARPRR; encoded by the coding sequence ATGGCCCGCCCCGCCGCCCCGCGCAGGGTGCTGGTATGGCTCGTCCTGCTGGGGGCGGCCGCGGGGTGCGCGCCGCTCGCCCGACAGCCGGTACCACCTCCCCACAAGGTGGGGCTCGTCTTCGAGGTCGGCGGCCGCGGCGATCTGGCCTTCAACGACATGGCCCACGCCGGGCTGGCCCGGGCCCAGAAGGAGCTCGGCGCGCGCCTGCTGACGCGCGAGGTGGAACCGTCCCCCGGCGGTGGGAATCGGGCGGAGTTGCTGCGGCGGCTGGCGGGGGAGGAGTTCCGGCTCGTCTTCGGGATCGGCGAGGCGGCGGCGCCGGAGCTCCGGCGCGCGGCCGCGGAGTTTCCGGCGACCCGCTTCGTCCTCGTGGACGGCGTTCTCCCCGGTCTGGACCCCGCGGACAACCTCACCTGCCTGCAGTTCAGGGAGCAGGAAGGGGCGTTCCTGGCCGGCGCGGCGGCGGCGCTGAAATCCCGCAGCGGGGTGATCGGATTCCTGGCCGGGGCCAGGACGCCCCGGACCGAAGCGTCGGAGATCGCCTACACCGCCGGCGCGCGCTACGTCAGGCCGCAGACGGTCGTCGTGGCGGACTACCTCGAGGAACAGAGCGGGTCCGACGCCCGGGCGGCAGGGAGGCGGCTGGCGCTGACGCAGTTCGACCGGGGCGCGGAGGTCGTCTACCAGACGGCCGGCGCGGATCGGGGCGTCTTCGAGGCCGCGGTGCTGAGGCGCAGACTGGTCATCGGCTCCGACGCCGACCAGGCCCTGCGGGCGAAGGACGAGGCCCGGTCGCGGATCTTGACCAGCGTGGTCAAGCGCGTTGATGTGGCGGTGTACGAGACGGTGAAGGCGTTCGTGAACGGGACGCTCTCCGGCGGGTGCCGCCACTACGGGCTGGCCGGGGAGGGGATCACCTACGCGGAGAACGACTTCAACACGGAGATGCTCGCCGAGATCAAACCGGTGCTGGAGGAGTTGAGGGCCAGGATCGTGGACGGCCGGATTGCGGTGCCCACGACGCGGGCGGCGCTGGACGCCTTCCTGCGCGCCCGCCCGCGACGGTGA